The Desulfovibrio aminophilus nucleotide sequence CCGAAGGTGACCACGGCCATCTTGCTGAAGAACACTCCGATGCGGGTGTACGTGTCGGTCCAGCCGAGCCAGAGCCCCAGGGCCAGCACCGGCCCGAGCCAGACCGGGAGCCAGGTGGCCAGCACTCCCGCCGCCCGCCGCCCGCTCGCCTCCAGATGGCCTCCCCCCGACTCCAGGATTTCGTCCACCGCGCCCCCGGACCCTTGCATCCGGGCCCCTGGCGCGAAGGCCGCCGGGTGCAGTCGGGAGCCGAGCAGGCCGGTCAGCCCGGCGACGAGGATCACCCACGGGAACGGAACGCCGAGGAAGAAGAGGGCGGCGAAGCTGGCCCCGGCCAAGGTCCACCGCAACGGGTGTTTGAGGGACTTTCGTCCCAGGCGCAGCACCGCCTCCACCACGATGGCCAGGACCGCCGCCTTGAGGCCCCAAAACAGGCCCTGTACGGCCGGGACGCGGCCCAGGGTCACGTACAGCGCGGACAGCAGGAGGATGACCAGGAATCCGGGCAGGACGAACAGGACGCCCGCCGCCACCCCGCCCCGCGTGCCGTGCAGCAGCCAGCCGATGTAGGTGGCCAACTGCTGGGCCTCGGGGCCGGGGAGCAGGGTGCAGTAGTTGAGGGCGTGGAGGAAGCGCTCCTCGCTGATCCAGCGGCGTTCTTCGACCAGCATGCGGTTCATCATGGCTATCTGCCCGGCCGGGCCGCCGAAGCTGGTCAGGCCGATGCGCAACCAGACGCGGAGCGCTTCGGAGAACGTCGGCTTGTTCATGCCGCAACCTCGCTGTCCTGCGGTTCACCGTTGAATGTCTCATCGGTGATGCCCTTCCATAACACGGGCAAGGCAAGGAGCAACACCATGCCCATGATGGCGAAGGCTGCCCGGTAGCCCAGGCCGGACACCAGCACTCCCGAGAGGATTGGGCCGGAGGCGTGACCGATGTCGAACAGGGTGCCGAAGGTGCCCATGGCCGCCCCGTAGTTGCGGCGGTGGCAGATGTCCGCCACCAGGGCCGCCGAGGAGGAGGTCACGAAGGCCTCGCCCAGGCCGAAGACCAGGGCCGCCAGGCATAGGGTCCAGAACCCGTCGAGCCAGGGAATGGCCATGAAGGACACGGCGCAGCAGATCAGACCCAGGGCGATGACCGGTTTCCGGCCGTTGCGGTCCGACAGGCGACCCATGATGGGTTTGGAGAGCATGGTCACCACGATCTGCGCGCCCCACAGCAGTCCGGCCTGGAACTCGTTCAGTCCGGCCACGGTCACGGCGTAGATGGGCAGGAAGGCCTCCAGCGCGCCCATGGTCATGTTCTGGATGCCCTCCATGCCAGAGGCGATGACCACCCGGCGGTCGGAGAGCACCTCCCGGATTCCCGTCCGAAACTTGGCCAGCCGGGAGCGCAGGCCGCCGACGCCCACGGGCCGCCCCTCGCGGCGCAGGATGCGCCAACCCAGAATCAGGGAGGCCGCGCCGAGGACGCCGCTGACCAGATAGACGGTCCGGAAGGCCCACAGGCCGGGACCCTCCGTCCCTGGGACCAGCGTGTGGAGAATGAGGCCGCCGATCGGAGCGCCCAGGAGGGTGCCGATGATGGTCACCGAGGAGAACCAGGAGAGCATCTCGCCCTTGCGGCTTCCGGCCAGGTCCGCCACCACGGCCATGACCACCGGGCCATAGATGGCCGTGGCCAGGCCGTGCAGGAAACGGACGATCACTAGGCCCGTGTAATCGTGAATCAGCAGGTAGGCGAAGGGCAGCAGGGCGAAGACGATCAGTCCGGCCAGCATGGTCCTGCGCCGGCCGATGACGTCGGAGAGCGCGCCCGAGGGCATCTTGAAGAAGATGCCGGTTACCGTGGAGATGCCCACGGCCAGGCCCACGGCTTCCGGCCCGGCTCCCAGGAACAGGGCGAAGAGCGGCAGCACGGGGTTGCGGGCCAGGGCGTAGGAGAAGCGGGCCAGGAATCCCACGGCGCACAGAGAGCGGATGGCGTTCATGATGCCCTCGGAGTTCCGATTCAGTGTTTGGGCGGCGTGGCGCGATCATGGAAAGGCGACTTGCCGTAAATCCCCAGCGGGATGCCCATGACCACCTCCGCTTCGATGTAGCCGAGGTCGCGGGCGGCCGCGCCTACCCGCTGCTGCACGCGGTTGTCCACGGACAGGATGCTGGCCGACTTGGCGGCCGAGGCCAGAGCGCATCCCACATCCATGAGCCGCATGGCGCAGTGCGGGCCGGTGTAGCCCAACTCCTTGCTCCGGGCTTGGCGGGACTGGACGAACTCCTTGCATGTGGGGAAGCCGCAGGCGCCGCAGTCGTAACCGGCGGCGGAAAACTTGGACAGGCCGACCAAGAGTACGGCCTCGGCCTGGGCGCAGTTGGCCGCGTCGCGGTTCCAGAAAGCCTCGTTCGTGGACCTGGGCGCGTATTCGGCCATTCGGGCCGCGACTCTCTTCAGGTCTTCCG carries:
- a CDS encoding DUF2148 domain-containing protein, with protein sequence MHPAANMAAQLMAAAARTAPKAGGKDLLEIVVIDNPEDLKRVAARMAEYAPRSTNEAFWNRDAANCAQAEAVLLVGLSKFSAAGYDCGACGFPTCKEFVQSRQARSKELGYTGPHCAMRLMDVGCALASAAKSASILSVDNRVQQRVGAAARDLGYIEAEVVMGIPLGIYGKSPFHDRATPPKH
- a CDS encoding MFS transporter, producing MNAIRSLCAVGFLARFSYALARNPVLPLFALFLGAGPEAVGLAVGISTVTGIFFKMPSGALSDVIGRRRTMLAGLIVFALLPFAYLLIHDYTGLVIVRFLHGLATAIYGPVVMAVVADLAGSRKGEMLSWFSSVTIIGTLLGAPIGGLILHTLVPGTEGPGLWAFRTVYLVSGVLGAASLILGWRILRREGRPVGVGGLRSRLAKFRTGIREVLSDRRVVIASGMEGIQNMTMGALEAFLPIYAVTVAGLNEFQAGLLWGAQIVVTMLSKPIMGRLSDRNGRKPVIALGLICCAVSFMAIPWLDGFWTLCLAALVFGLGEAFVTSSSAALVADICHRRNYGAAMGTFGTLFDIGHASGPILSGVLVSGLGYRAAFAIMGMVLLLALPVLWKGITDETFNGEPQDSEVAA
- the chrA gene encoding chromate efflux transporter: MNKPTFSEALRVWLRIGLTSFGGPAGQIAMMNRMLVEERRWISEERFLHALNYCTLLPGPEAQQLATYIGWLLHGTRGGVAAGVLFVLPGFLVILLLSALYVTLGRVPAVQGLFWGLKAAVLAIVVEAVLRLGRKSLKHPLRWTLAGASFAALFFLGVPFPWVILVAGLTGLLGSRLHPAAFAPGARMQGSGGAVDEILESGGGHLEASGRRAAGVLATWLPVWLGPVLALGLWLGWTDTYTRIGVFFSKMAVVTFGGAYAVLAYVAQQAVENYHWLTSAEMLHGLALAETTPGPLILVLQYVAFVAASRDPGLLNPLLAGTLGAALAVHVTFAPCFLWILLGAPYIERLRTNRALAGALAAINAAVVGVVMNLAVWFSLHALFTTMSEVRLGPLAIPVPAFPSIDVGLLVLGSGAMFAMLRFRAGMVPVLTACGGLGVAYQMIL